aatctaggattaaaccttgatccatcaactcatgtacctcccgaaTCATGCTTCTTCTctgtgaaatgtgcgccaaatcgcgtaagattttctcgctaaagcatctgctactacattggccttcctgtggtggcTGGATgcggcaatcatagtcttccgtaagcttcatccatctcctctgcctcaagtttaaatccctctgctggaagatgtacttcaaactcttgtggtcggtgtatatctcgcacacttcaccatacaggtagtgtctccagatttttagtgcaaagactacagcagccatttccaaatcatgggtgggatagttctgctcatgcctcttcagctgccttgaagcataagccactacttttccattccgcatcaaaacacaccctaggccaactcgaggcgccACAAGACActtgtatccttcaccgctcataggtagtgttaacacaggcgtggttagacactccttatcctcatcattataaccgactctatcgagctctcttccgtcctttgcatcttatccacttcccttttcctatttttggtattgttggtatcatttcaactcattgtacttattccttaattttagtcctatctcatccttacaccttttccttcaaagatgtctatcccatcatcaactttaactttctttttatttcttagtcttatcttgaatactagtttcattacttcaagaattctaaccctatgatttactcctaccaaagacattcttcaccttatctaacacttataattacccatagaatttttttttttttcttgtatcccctttttccaacttaactatcgtaacattatcattccctatcaccttagtaggaaattgcttatcccgatgaatatgagccccataaactataagttccatccgaactaacactactgtaggaaatatgtgtcatgccttaattccaaacaagatacttcacgtgttcattctccttaatataatcatatatcgcccatagctttctaaacttcaacatcaaattacccatcagaacaatttcatctattgaatctcaaccataaatagtacttcctccatttcatagtttaaaacaattgcaagccttagtagctaactcaatttaactctgtcattactcccatcctttcatacttaatactaggtatgcacttactgtcattctcatatcagaaattatgtatgaatttgtgcctactaaactctcaataactaggtctccttgactcattgctccttatataaccttctagaaccaaaagcacaagctaaacttgaaaagaaagaaaatatcctcttatattcaactacaccagATTGTAATAATATAACGTTTCTCCTAAGTTTCTttgtctttctctccaaatttcatcatctcctagaacaattatgctctacctataaggtatcatctgcatgaaccctttactgcATACCATTTTCCtttttgacataatattttataatttattaactttacttatactcgacctatgatttatatctatcatcgtttttattgtgcccttaacttttgttgattcctgaaagatttctctcactaataaattcttccaacactaattccacccttatctagggtcattaatttgatccttgaactttctagtgatttataaccatccgcacttgtcacttttcgctctacccctactattgtcctgtccttattgcttcactacaaagtgattctgctGATCACACTAAAATTGTTTGACctacattcataacgaacctctaactaccttctcactatctcaaaagtctaacctaaaacctatgtgtcattatctatcattcttttcctctcatcatacctatttgatcccttagactgacttttattcaacttactgcttactaacttctctttctctacctatttaggtagtccgcaataccatcgcacaccttctaacatttactcattattattgtattccatacctccatcacttttctcactaatgtggtcccattttgggttttccatccttgtcattctccttgccaagaataacacttagcctatcctatatcttaactttgttccttttattatgcgctctttaggttgtcctttcatttatttcctttgtcttacccaaaatagaacttgactattctatccttggttccattcttcttcctaacataatagcagatttgctaactatatcttcagagtctctatcgcgttatcatatgtctgtgctactcagatttggtcctttgaccactctagctagtacttccactagcatttagattatattgcatctgcaatcaattgcccaaactttcattctgcactttctttatccattggccttctgtgatttatcttcgctaatttattactcttaacactattataattagattatactattgttttgaataatttgaaattagaaaggaactcagcaaattacagtcatacttttattgtatgatctctattcttatcctttagcttacataatacccttactacctcgagaactgattctgcagtaattttatttattattattattattattattattattattattattttccatgtttactcaattccaaaacttaagatttcgggcacccaaacccgtcatccaattcaaaagatttacatccatcgtgatctgattatatatgattcctataatggaacttgtatcctctccaggatacccgagccaactactctctaccacactctacaaatCCCAtccgggacactattccataagtcatcattatcgaataaccttcgatccattctcaaaagataggactatatcctaacttgcgcaacaaaggtactacatctaccaccttgcgtaaccatgtcaagttaatgactctttatcatatcatagctctataaatcatcaattcatagtttcgaccttctctaggtagtagagttgtactttattccatactgatacacacaaggtatactattctcactctataagtgtcacctttactttgcaactagtccgaaacctctggtctgatggcaactcttgatgtaactctagctcatgtcagTAATCTGAGTCaccgactctagttatcacccaaccgtgacctttcaatattctaactctagactcttagccagagttcccaactcctctgcaaatatagaactcgctcgcataactgtaccaaaacaagccatctcaaacaccctcattatggagcaccacggatgcacgcagctctacacaataatctcatgtttgCATCAGAATCTGCTTAcagagcggacatcgagaacattgtatagttactacgatacgcccCGATGCatcaggtctcctaatttcttatctctcccgaatcttctattatcacaaacttattctcgATCGGGTCATCTACGATGACCGCcaagagtggtatcctcatccttatctaggcaactgcattttttaagactcacttttatgtactcgtgtcttacacgaaatgggcacaccatttaaacccataccgacaaaaatataatatttcttggagtacgatcctcatgatagatctcacatgtctactaactctatttcacatttctgtactccacgaaaatcaagtcACTAACTGTGGTTATCTTATATTTACAGTTGTATAACGtataatctagaaacaaagaattacaagaaaagacgaaacagaatcctatactccgcatgtgactcctagtagactcttcccaacacttagataatttttccctatgaatcgagcctaagctcgataccacatttgtcacgactccAACCTATGGTGGACCAAGACTAGGACTGGCCacttaaagccccgaggcccgtagtaagcctaactgctcattaacccaactctaaggcccatttgggcccagatcaagaaaacaaacggacagagtccgccataaaggactttccaacgggagttttcaCTCACCCGAccagaaacacaataaatactcaattggggagctcaccaccctccacatactcatatcctcataataataaatgggagctcactcctcatccaatccatcaaacatgcatatcattatacgttcatgtgtccaacatgataataatattacgcaccataatcaataaatacttctaacacatggaaattctaggagtaaataaaattacacaaatattgataaacaactgcgaagtAGAAAAGGTGTTAACCTGCATAAAATATCCTCCCGTGgcagaaaatttttgaacagagtgagcgtcactttagagtaaaatatcaattttaaccataatctctataactatctagtactaatgcaccctgtagagtgaaatgcaacataaacaacattttcacatcataacatcaaaaaggtaatttggagcactcacacaccctgtagtatcaatcataacatatgggagctgatcccctatacagctctcttaaatccaacccggtgccaattactcaagctctgacttccacttaataaccaaatcgagggtcccaaataattactcaagccgtgactaccctcaaggatcgggtcccagcgaattactcaagccgtgactaccccgtcctatccatagtccacaccacatcacacgcacgccaacgcacgcacactgctccaaattaccacaacaacatccatggcacatcaataattatgaatgcaacataaatcgtgcctagagtttaactacataaatatatgcatataagtgatgcatgggcatgcttgaacatataataatatcgaaattacaattaaaattaatattctactcacagacttgacgatggtcactgaggcggctgggcggaggaagagggctgtcccggctcacctgacaattttattacaatcatttaataaatttgactcaatacaaatcaagaaaagacccaatacgtcctaagtcgtactAAAATcccagagtctccctatacctaggacctacccaacccgcaaagggctcaaaacacacttctatatccacaatccatatatccacaactcaatcacatcacacagcccctcccgcccatcaaatcaatcattcatcacaatatgtaaaatttcaatttagtccttataattgatcatttttgcaaaactgcacaaataagctctaaaattataaaactcgcctcatgtccttagaaatattactaagctattgcaaaagaatcgtaattttctaagctacgaatattttatggatttttaatcctatttaagcactagaaaattacgaaaaaagcaaggttcaggtttacctttgccgattccgactttgggaacgcgccgatgcccgacaatggtggggtagccaaaacctcgatccaattcgagacttttcccaGGTCGGTTCTGTCTgccgaaattcacagatccggacaactgtcgaatttccacgaattgaggatacctacacgaagcccaataataatatataaaaaatcaggggtgttacaaaatttcaATGAACGAATAATAACTGATAGATTATATGATACAAGGTAtcgcttttttaaaaaaaaaaaaataataatcttcTTCTATAGATGATAAATCACATAATTAATGAATGAAGAGATCCAAATTTTAGACTTTTTCActcttttacttaattttaaacagaaaaagaataattagtttaaatttttcttttttttttcttttaaggttgaattaatatgtaatatatttggtgataattatttctcttttgcaTGTTTAAATATTAATTGATGCAGCAACATCAAGCATCCTCGAGTACAGCAGCCTGCACATGGCAGTGGAACAAGGTGACTTGAACACTGTGATGGGATTGCTGAAGAGGAATCCCAATGATTTGAGAGCTAAGATAACAGTGATTGGACAAACAGCACTGCATGTAGCTGTTTTGGCTGAAAGAGAAAAGATTGTAGAAGAACTGGTGAAGTTTATGTCAAAAGAAGATTTGgaaatgaaaaccaactttggtAACACAGCCTTTGCTCTTGCTGCCCTGAATGGAATGATAGATATGGCTAAGGTCATGCTGAAAAAGAATCAAGATTTGGTTACCATAAAAAATGATTACAATGGCCAAATTCCACTTGTTACAGCTTCTTTATATGGTCAACAGGAAATGATACGCTATCTTTCTGAGCATACTCCCATCCATTTTCTTCAACCTCGAACTAATGACAAGAATGGCGCCACACAACTTAATTGCCTTATAACAAATGAGATGTACGGTATGTGTACACACTAACATGTAGACATGGTCACTGGTCTGATATTCAAAGTTTAGGTGAATTGGGATAAGACtagaataaatttcaattatgaaTTTTGTTCTGatttcaattcggttcaattttaattaagctcaatatttaaaatttatttaaatttttcatcatatatatattctaaaaatttattttttatttcatcaattcaattcttattttttttttattacaattatagATGAAGCATTGGATCTGCTTAAAAAGTATCCACAACTTGGTTACACCCAAGATTTTCATAACAACTATGCTATCAAATTGTTAGCCAATGAACCTTCGGCATTTTTAAGTGGAAGTAAGCTTGAATTTTGGAAGCAATGGATCTACTCATGTAAGTATATGTATCTCCCAGATTTTTTTAAAGACACTAGTCTATTATAAATGAAACAATATAAATATGTGAGACCTATATGCAAAATATATGAATCTTATCATACATCTGCATCTTATTCCATAATGAACCACGTTGTCATGCAATAATTATTACTTAGCCAAAATTAAATCTATTCAAATTGTGTCTTAGGGGTAGGGTTTTGAATAGTTAGGACGTAGGTCAAGTATATTTCCAAGACTGTGTTAGAATATATATGTTTGGgataagaaatttgatgaaataatgaggaaatataaactatatattttaacttgaaatttatatatttaattaattataaggtGTGCCGAATGTTTATCTTGGTGAAATGTCCTCTCGGGAGCCTAATGATGAGGAGAATGGCCAAAGGTCTAATAGTCCAGGCTCAAATTATGggaaaatcaaaacaaaacaagGTATATTGTGCTAAATACTCAAATCATTTTAATGTGGTGATATTGTTGATTTGTTGTAGCAGTAATTAACTTTGCAAATCCAATCTTTTAATTGCTACAGTGGTCAATTTATTACATCGTGTTGTTTGgagattcttgcaatttcttggtAAGCAACACTCTATACAACTTTTTTCTGGAAATTCCTATCTAAATCAAAGTGTATATACTCAATCACTCAGTAATCAACATATCATATTTATAGGCAGGCCTTATTATATTTTTGAATAGAACCCACattgtgattttaattttaaataatgtgTCTGTTTTAAATTATATGTATACTATAAACTGAGCGCAGGTAAAAGTAACATTTTATTTCTCAACTTATTGTATTGATCTCTCTACTCATTTTGTGCTGCATGTTGCTAGGATTAGTTGTTGCGTTGATCATGGCTTTTGTAGATGGTTTCTAGAGCTAGTTTTCTAGCTATagttctattttaataaaattttaagcttATCAAAAAAAGCTTACGTTGTATTGATTTATAGTATTCAATCATTTTAGTCCCTAAAAGCATCAAAGATTTAAAGCTCAAACACGCTAAAGCCTTGCAACTCCTCAAAGTCATTGTCAAGGAGATCCCAACATTAAGCAATGAACAACTCAAGAATATTGGCTTGGATCAAGTGATCTATGATGCAATCAAGTGTGGTTCATTTGAGTTTATCAACGAGTTGATCACATGCAATCCAGTAATTATATGGAGAGCTGATAAAAGAGGAAGAACACTATTTGCACATGCAGTCACACTTCGTCAAGAAAAAATCTTCAACCTAATCTATGGATTGGGTGCAAAGAGACGTACATTTGTGATTCAGAGTGATGTGTTTAGAAACAATTATTTACATTTGGCTGCCAAGTTGTCTCCTTCCTTTCAACTTGATCGAGTCCCTGGAGCAGCTCTGCAAATGCAAAGGAGCTACAATGGTATAaggtaaatatttttatatttagaataaaaaaagaagaaaaatgctAATATCGGTTGAGAGTGATGCTCATTTATGCTAATGATTGACGTGGGTTGTACTTAGTTTTAGTGGTAGAGTCCACATCAATCAATAGCATCTAGATGTGTCAATGGTAACAATTTACA
Above is a genomic segment from Hevea brasiliensis isolate MT/VB/25A 57/8 chromosome 17, ASM3005281v1, whole genome shotgun sequence containing:
- the LOC110637979 gene encoding LOW QUALITY PROTEIN: ankyrin repeat-containing protein ITN1 (The sequence of the model RefSeq protein was modified relative to this genomic sequence to represent the inferred CDS: inserted 1 base in 1 codon) → MAIIKTSGGDDIVNEKRREDNLETWKECLKNYLIGQGLWGVVSGDEPKPEEIDRNYKDWMKKNALALHAIQISCEEDTISHLMRRFPNIDSAKCMWDNLADMQSEVTSYKEEATSSILEYSSLHMAVEQGDLNTVMGLLKRNPNDLRAKITVIGQTALHVAVLAEREKIVEELVKFMSKEDLEMKTNFGNTAFALAALNGMIDMAKVMLKKNQDLVTIKNDYNGQIPLVTASLYGQQEMIRYLSEHTPIHFLQPRTNDKNGATQLNCLITNEMYDEALDLLKKYPQLGYTQDFHNNYAIKLLANEPSAFLSGSKLEFWKQWIYSCVPNVYLGEMSSREPNDEENGQRSNSPGSNYGKIKTKQGLVVALIMAFVDVPKSIKDLKLKHAKALQLLKVIVKEIPTLSNEQLKNIGLDQVIYDAIKCGSFEFINELITCNPVIIWRADKRGRTLFAHAVTLRQEKIFNLIYGLGAKRRTFVIQSDVFRNNYLHLAAKLSPSFQLDRVPGAALQMXKELQWYKEIESMVPPKFGERLNENGLTPVALFTKEHRELVKEGERWMKNNTASCMVVAALIATVMFTTAFTVPGGNDKTGFPIFLGYDAFLVFIVSNALSLFSSSTSVLIFLGILTARFAEIDFLESLPKKLILGLFTLFFSVVTMMIAFGSTLFIILEKRLSWIAIPVTILSIIPIVFFVFYQFPLLIQMVKNTHKRSIFDKPKKS